A section of the Bradyrhizobium oligotrophicum S58 genome encodes:
- a CDS encoding glycosyltransferase, translated as MSSFKVPVSGVVERLIGSEDACGGTDNPVSIDHATKGCVHVVIPVFNRWQFTQQCVEDLRRQTYRHLTINVSDGGSTDGTRDKLARLYPDVEVIYDGKERWWAGSCALAIERILAKAATDDFVLLLNNDTRVPENYIETLVAWSRTHDAAVGAKVVDSRDPTRVLDAGEMIDWERYDFPIKTEIASGERHCEDVDTLPGRGTLIPIKMIRAVGNIDDRTFPHYISDYDFFCRIKSAGFKLLVCYDTMILAHIEETGIVPQAQLTLRQAWREIFDRRSMTNLGDHWRFVSRHAPAPLRPRLHRLLVAQAAAKLLLRTELGIFFLPPYKGARLVRRVIRAVVRLINEPDAALEFAHWPHAVKLVALMTFAPRPFQSDEAAAKGLDVSRLVRDGVLILRLPPDWYCFGTLQWAGRSDAAQLNDLLRACRGPSLLQYRALVSYKRARQAHIRLGDDSAADPGQASCNH; from the coding sequence GTGAGTTCCTTCAAGGTGCCTGTGAGCGGGGTAGTGGAGCGCTTGATCGGATCTGAAGATGCGTGCGGCGGCACTGACAATCCGGTTTCGATCGATCATGCAACCAAAGGGTGCGTTCATGTCGTTATTCCCGTCTTTAATCGTTGGCAGTTCACGCAGCAGTGCGTCGAAGATCTGCGCCGTCAGACCTATCGACATTTGACGATCAACGTATCGGACGGCGGATCGACCGACGGCACGCGAGACAAGCTCGCTCGACTCTATCCGGACGTGGAGGTGATCTACGATGGGAAGGAGCGTTGGTGGGCCGGCTCTTGTGCGCTGGCCATTGAGCGGATACTGGCCAAAGCTGCGACGGATGACTTCGTTCTTTTGCTGAACAATGACACGAGAGTCCCTGAAAACTACATCGAAACGCTGGTTGCCTGGTCGCGGACCCATGACGCGGCCGTTGGCGCAAAGGTCGTTGACAGTCGCGATCCGACGAGGGTCCTCGATGCCGGCGAGATGATTGATTGGGAGCGCTACGATTTCCCCATCAAAACAGAGATCGCCTCAGGCGAGCGGCATTGTGAAGACGTCGACACGCTTCCGGGCCGAGGTACCTTGATTCCGATCAAGATGATAAGAGCGGTCGGCAACATCGACGATCGGACCTTTCCACATTATATTTCAGATTACGACTTCTTTTGCCGGATCAAGTCTGCTGGTTTCAAGCTGCTTGTGTGTTACGACACGATGATTCTGGCTCATATCGAGGAGACCGGTATCGTACCGCAAGCCCAGTTGACCTTGCGGCAAGCCTGGCGCGAAATCTTCGACCGCAGGTCGATGACCAATCTCGGCGATCATTGGCGCTTCGTCTCCCGACATGCGCCCGCGCCGCTGCGCCCGCGGTTGCATCGCCTTTTGGTGGCGCAGGCGGCCGCAAAATTGCTTTTGCGCACGGAACTCGGCATTTTTTTTCTACCGCCGTATAAGGGCGCGCGTCTCGTCAGGAGAGTCATACGAGCCGTTGTACGCTTGATTAACGAGCCGGATGCTGCGCTCGAGTTCGCGCACTGGCCGCATGCGGTGAAGCTCGTTGCGCTGATGACGTTTGCTCCACGCCCCTTCCAAAGCGATGAGGCCGCCGCCAAAGGGTTGGATGTGTCGCGGCTTGTGCGCGATGGCGTATTGATCCTGCGGTTGCCGCCTGACTGGTATTGCTTCGGCACGCTGCAATGGGCAGGCCGGTCAGATGCTGCGCAACTGAACGATCTGCTGCGCGCGTGCCGAGGGCCGAGCCTGTTGCAATATAGGGCCCTTGTTTCCTACAAGAGGGCACGCCAAGCGCATATACGGCTGGGTGATGATAGCGCGGCAGACCCAGGGCAAGCATCATGCAATCATTGA
- a CDS encoding DUF268 domain-containing protein, producing MQSLKQYIKGRLKAPLAESNYKRFLADGNPPWKPGYDTHKIKSVTAAINDPAYDPYKLPDGFGWRLDERIVEYPWFMARLPAGKGRLLDAGSTLNHAHVLGHPKLREKTCTVSTLAPEQWSAWQWGVSYVYEDLRESCFRDAYFDWIACISTIEHVGLDNTMLYTSDGTKNETDTDGYVSCLMELRRMLKPGGVLFLSMPFGRRANHGWFQIFDAEMVDRLVERFAPQSGIETIYRYKAEGWTVGDRESAKDATYFDIHKQNTYDDDYAAASRAVVCLELTK from the coding sequence ATGCAATCATTGAAACAGTACATCAAAGGGCGCCTCAAGGCGCCGCTCGCGGAATCAAATTACAAACGATTTCTCGCGGACGGAAACCCACCTTGGAAGCCGGGTTACGATACGCATAAGATCAAGTCGGTAACCGCCGCAATCAACGATCCCGCCTACGATCCCTACAAACTCCCGGACGGTTTTGGTTGGCGCCTCGATGAACGTATCGTCGAGTATCCATGGTTCATGGCGCGCCTTCCAGCCGGAAAGGGGCGGTTGCTCGACGCGGGGTCTACCCTCAACCACGCGCATGTGCTCGGTCATCCGAAGCTGCGCGAAAAGACCTGCACCGTCTCGACTTTGGCGCCGGAGCAGTGGTCGGCGTGGCAGTGGGGCGTGTCCTACGTTTACGAAGATCTTCGCGAAAGCTGTTTTCGGGACGCGTATTTCGATTGGATTGCCTGCATCTCGACGATCGAGCACGTTGGCCTGGACAACACGATGCTCTACACGAGCGACGGCACAAAGAACGAGACGGATACCGATGGCTACGTCTCTTGTCTGATGGAATTGCGCCGAATGTTGAAGCCAGGTGGGGTGCTCTTTCTGAGCATGCCATTCGGCCGACGAGCCAACCACGGTTGGTTCCAGATTTTTGACGCCGAGATGGTCGACCGGCTCGTCGAGCGATTCGCGCCGCAATCGGGCATCGAGACCATCTATCGTTACAAGGCGGAAGGATGGACCGTTGGCGACCGGGAGAGCGCAAAGGACGCAACGTATTTCGACATACATAAGCAAAACACTTATGATGATGATTACGCGGCGGCCTCCCGGGCTGTCGTGTGTCTTGAGCTGACGAAGTAG
- a CDS encoding acyltransferase codes for MTRRVRAFAEGLLARLVRPRHLPSADGRIDRALADIDQTAVFYPTASLHTHGHPPEALRIGAHTHVRGELLLFGHGGRIRLGEYCYVGEQTRIWSASEISIGNRVLISHMCTIMDNLTHPLDASERHQQFRDIITAGHPRKIDLDEQPVIIEDDALISCHCVVLRGVRIGRGAVIGAGSVVTKNVPPMVIAAGNPAKVIRELDMEAVK; via the coding sequence GTGACGCGCCGTGTTCGTGCATTTGCCGAAGGACTACTTGCTCGGCTCGTTCGGCCGCGGCATTTGCCGTCGGCGGACGGAAGGATTGATCGCGCTCTGGCAGATATCGACCAGACCGCCGTTTTCTATCCGACGGCCAGTCTGCATACGCACGGGCACCCGCCAGAGGCGCTGCGGATTGGCGCTCACACGCACGTCCGTGGCGAGTTGTTGTTGTTCGGACACGGCGGACGTATTCGCCTTGGCGAGTATTGTTATGTTGGCGAGCAGACCAGAATCTGGTCCGCGAGCGAGATCAGCATCGGCAACCGCGTTCTGATCTCGCATATGTGCACAATTATGGATAATCTGACCCACCCGTTGGATGCGAGCGAGCGGCATCAGCAGTTCCGCGATATCATTACCGCTGGTCATCCACGCAAAATCGACCTAGACGAGCAACCTGTCATCATTGAGGACGATGCGTTGATCAGTTGCCATTGCGTGGTGCTGCGAGGCGTGCGAATCGGCCGGGGCGCCGTCATTGGAGCGGGCAGCGTCGTCACCAAGAACGTTCCGCCGATGGTGATTGCGGCGGGCAATCCGGCCAAGGTCATTCGCGAACTCGATATGGAAGCAGTAAAATGA